A genomic region of Pseudomonas sp. MPC6 contains the following coding sequences:
- a CDS encoding calcium/sodium antiporter, with amino-acid sequence MIELLSGLLLLIAGAELMVRAAVRLAARLHVRPLIIGLTIVALGSSAPQMAVSLQATLAHNADIAVGSVIGSSIFNILVTLGLSALIIPLRVSRQLVHLDIALMIGASLLVFILAWNEELTRVDGVLLLAALVLYLGLLLRQSRHSARPQSTTQDVAQAPWFSSLLMIVVGLAMLVYAGHLLLGAAVSVATDLGLSERIIGLTIVAVSTSLPELATSLIAALRGEREIAVGNVVGSNLFNLLGVLGFTALIAPSPLSVSPNALDFDLPVMLGVAALCLPVFYSGYRMTRAEGLLFLGLYLAYGLHVVSFTTGMPLAGKLEHLMLFFVLPALVAYLLFTSLRAWRRQHHKRELP; translated from the coding sequence GTGATTGAACTGCTCAGCGGCCTGTTGTTACTGATCGCCGGCGCCGAACTGATGGTGCGCGCCGCCGTGCGCCTGGCCGCGCGGCTGCATGTTCGCCCGCTGATCATCGGCCTGACCATCGTCGCCCTCGGCAGCAGCGCGCCGCAGATGGCGGTCAGCCTGCAAGCGACCCTGGCGCACAACGCCGACATCGCCGTCGGCAGCGTGATCGGCAGCAGCATTTTCAACATCCTCGTCACCCTCGGGCTCTCGGCGCTGATTATCCCGCTGCGGGTGTCACGGCAACTGGTGCACCTGGATATTGCGCTGATGATCGGCGCCAGCCTGCTGGTGTTCATACTGGCGTGGAATGAAGAGCTGACCCGGGTCGACGGCGTGCTGCTGCTGGCAGCGCTGGTGCTGTATCTGGGCTTGCTGCTGCGCCAGTCGCGGCACTCGGCCCGTCCGCAATCGACTACCCAGGATGTGGCGCAAGCGCCGTGGTTCAGCAGCCTGCTGATGATCGTCGTCGGGCTGGCAATGCTGGTGTACGCCGGGCATCTGCTGTTGGGCGCCGCGGTGTCGGTCGCCACCGATCTTGGGCTTTCCGAGCGGATCATCGGCCTGACCATCGTTGCCGTCAGCACCTCCCTGCCGGAACTGGCCACCTCGTTGATCGCGGCGTTGCGCGGAGAACGTGAGATCGCCGTGGGCAACGTGGTCGGCAGCAACCTGTTCAATCTTCTGGGCGTGCTGGGCTTTACCGCGCTGATTGCGCCGTCGCCGCTGTCGGTGTCGCCCAATGCCCTGGATTTCGATTTGCCGGTCATGCTCGGCGTCGCAGCGCTGTGCCTGCCGGTGTTCTATTCCGGCTACCGGATGACCCGGGCCGAAGGCCTGCTATTTCTGGGCCTGTACCTGGCGTACGGCCTGCATGTGGTGTCGTTCACCACGGGTATGCCGTTGGCCGGCAAGCTTGAACACCTGATGCTGTTTTTCGTCCTGCCGGCACTGGTGGCGTATTTGCTGTTCACGTCGCTGCGCGCCTGGCGTCGCCAACACCACAAGAGGGAATTGCCGTGA
- the gatC gene encoding Asp-tRNA(Asn)/Glu-tRNA(Gln) amidotransferase subunit GatC, with protein sequence MALERSDVEKIAHLACLGLNDADLPHITSALNSILGLVDEMQAVNTDGIEPLAHPLEASQRLRADVVTETDHREAYQSIAPAVENGLYLVPKVID encoded by the coding sequence ATGGCGCTTGAACGCTCCGACGTGGAAAAAATCGCTCATCTGGCCTGCCTCGGCCTCAATGATGCCGATCTTCCACACATCACTTCGGCCCTGAACAGCATTCTCGGGCTGGTCGACGAAATGCAGGCGGTCAATACCGACGGTATCGAGCCGCTCGCCCACCCACTGGAAGCCAGCCAGCGCCTGCGCGCAGACGTCGTGACCGAGACCGATCATCGCGAGGCCTACCAGTCCATCGCACCAGCGGTCGAAAACGGCCTGTACCTGGTTCCGAAAGTCATCGACTAA
- a CDS encoding MFS transporter — protein MYMQATKPTHVRYLILLMLFLVTTINYADRATIAIAGSSLQKDLGIDAVTLGYIFSAFGWAYVAGQIPGGWLLDRFGSKKIYALSIFTWSLFTVLQGYVGEFGMSTAVVALFMLRFLVGLAEAPSFPGNARIVAAWFPTAERGTASAIFNSAQYFATVLFAPLMGWIVYSFGWQHVFIVMGVIGIIFSGIWLKVIHSPRQHPMINEAEFKHIADNGGMVDMDQDKGKGKKVDGPKWDYIRQLLTNRMMLGVYLGQYCINGITYFFLTWFPVYLVQERGMTILKAGFIASLPAICGFIGGVLGGVISDYLLRRGHSLTFARKAPIIAGLLVSSSIVACNYVDVEWMVVGFMALAFFGKGVGALGWAVVSDTSPKQIAGLSGGLFNMFGNIASITTPIVIGYIISSTGSFKWALVFVGCNALVAVFSYLVIVGPIKRVVLKEPPVSGPETNSKLSQAHS, from the coding sequence ATCTACATGCAAGCGACCAAGCCAACCCACGTCCGCTATTTGATTTTGCTCATGCTGTTCCTGGTGACCACCATCAACTACGCCGACCGGGCCACTATCGCCATTGCGGGTTCCAGCCTGCAAAAAGACCTCGGCATCGACGCGGTCACCCTCGGGTATATCTTCTCCGCATTCGGTTGGGCCTACGTGGCCGGGCAAATTCCCGGTGGCTGGCTGCTGGACCGTTTCGGTTCGAAAAAAATCTACGCGCTGAGCATTTTCACCTGGTCGCTGTTCACCGTGCTGCAGGGCTATGTCGGCGAGTTCGGCATGTCTACGGCGGTGGTTGCGCTGTTCATGCTGCGCTTTTTGGTAGGCCTGGCCGAAGCGCCATCCTTCCCCGGTAACGCACGCATCGTCGCGGCCTGGTTCCCGACGGCGGAACGCGGCACGGCGTCGGCGATCTTCAACTCGGCGCAGTACTTTGCCACCGTGTTGTTCGCACCGTTGATGGGCTGGATTGTCTACAGCTTCGGCTGGCAGCACGTGTTTATCGTCATGGGCGTGATCGGCATCATTTTCTCGGGGATCTGGCTGAAAGTTATCCACAGCCCGCGCCAGCATCCGATGATCAATGAAGCCGAGTTCAAGCACATCGCCGACAACGGCGGCATGGTCGACATGGACCAGGACAAAGGCAAAGGCAAAAAGGTCGACGGTCCGAAGTGGGACTACATCCGCCAGTTGCTGACCAACCGCATGATGCTCGGCGTGTATCTGGGCCAATATTGCATCAACGGCATCACCTACTTCTTCCTGACCTGGTTCCCGGTGTATCTGGTGCAGGAACGCGGCATGACCATCCTCAAGGCTGGTTTCATTGCCTCGCTGCCGGCCATTTGCGGCTTCATTGGTGGCGTGCTGGGCGGGGTGATTTCCGATTATCTGCTGCGCAGAGGCCATTCCCTGACCTTCGCCCGCAAGGCGCCGATCATTGCCGGTTTGCTGGTCTCCAGCAGCATCGTGGCCTGTAACTACGTGGACGTCGAATGGATGGTGGTCGGCTTCATGGCCTTGGCCTTCTTCGGTAAAGGCGTTGGCGCATTGGGCTGGGCGGTCGTGTCCGACACCTCGCCGAAACAGATCGCCGGTTTGAGCGGTGGCCTGTTCAACATGTTCGGCAACATCGCTTCCATCACCACCCCGATCGTCATCGGTTACATCATCAGTTCCACCGGCTCGTTCAAATGGGCGCTGGTGTTCGTCGGTTGCAACGCACTGGTTGCAGTGTTCAGCTATCTGGTGATCGTTGGCCCGATCAAACGTGTGGTGTTGAAAGAGCCGCCTGTCAGCGGCCCTGAAACCAACAGCAAACTATCCCAAGCGCATTCCTGA
- the gatA gene encoding Asp-tRNA(Asn)/Glu-tRNA(Gln) amidotransferase subunit GatA — protein MHQLTLAEIARGLADKKFSSEELTKVLLARITQLDPQLNSFISLTEDLALQQAKAADARRANGENGALLGAPIAHKDLFCTQGIRTSCGSKMLDNFKAPYDATVVAKLAAAGAVTLGKTNMDEFAMGSANESSYYGPVKNPWNLEHVPGGSSGGSAAAVAARLLPAATGTDTGGSIRQPAALTNLTGLKPTYGRVSRWGMIAYASSLDQGGPLARTAEDCAILLQGMAGFDPQDSTSIDEPVPDYSASLNGSLQGLRIGVPKEYFGAGLDPRIAELIHNSVKELEKLGAVVKEISLPNMQHAIPAYYVIAPAEASSNLSRFDGVRFGYRCEDPKNLIDLYKRSRGEGFGPEVQRRIMVGAYALSAGYYDAYYLKAQKIRRLIKNDFMAAFNEVDIILGPTTPNPAWKLGAKNSDPVAAYLEDVYTITANLAGLPGLSMPAGFVDGLPVGVQLLAPYFQEGRLLNVAHQYQLNTDWHTRTPTGF, from the coding sequence ATGCATCAATTGACTCTGGCCGAGATCGCCCGCGGTCTCGCCGACAAAAAGTTTTCTTCCGAAGAGCTGACCAAGGTCCTGCTGGCGCGCATTACCCAGCTCGATCCGCAGCTCAACAGCTTCATCAGCCTCACCGAAGACCTCGCGCTCCAGCAGGCCAAAGCCGCTGACGCCCGCCGGGCCAATGGCGAGAACGGTGCCCTGCTCGGCGCGCCGATCGCCCATAAAGACCTGTTCTGCACCCAGGGCATCCGCACCAGCTGCGGCTCGAAGATGCTCGATAACTTCAAGGCGCCGTACGACGCCACCGTGGTGGCCAAACTGGCCGCTGCCGGCGCCGTGACCCTGGGCAAGACCAACATGGACGAATTCGCCATGGGTTCGGCCAACGAGTCGAGCTACTACGGCCCGGTGAAAAACCCGTGGAACCTGGAGCACGTGCCGGGCGGTTCGTCCGGCGGTTCGGCGGCGGCGGTTGCCGCTCGTCTGTTGCCGGCGGCGACAGGCACCGACACCGGCGGTTCGATTCGTCAGCCCGCCGCGCTGACCAACCTCACCGGCCTGAAACCGACGTACGGTCGCGTTTCGCGCTGGGGCATGATCGCCTACGCCTCCAGCCTCGATCAGGGCGGCCCGTTGGCTCGCACGGCCGAAGACTGCGCGATCCTGCTGCAAGGCATGGCCGGTTTCGACCCGCAGGACTCCACCAGCATCGACGAGCCCGTGCCGGATTACAGCGCCAGCCTCAACGGTTCGCTGCAAGGCCTGCGCATCGGCGTGCCGAAGGAATACTTCGGTGCCGGCCTCGACCCGCGCATTGCCGAGCTGATCCACAACAGCGTCAAGGAGCTGGAAAAGCTCGGCGCCGTGGTCAAGGAAATCAGCCTGCCGAACATGCAGCACGCGATCCCTGCGTACTACGTGATCGCTCCGGCGGAAGCCTCCTCCAACCTGTCGCGTTTCGACGGCGTGCGTTTCGGCTACCGCTGTGAAGATCCGAAAAACCTGATCGACCTGTACAAGCGTTCCCGCGGCGAAGGGTTCGGCCCGGAAGTGCAGCGCCGGATCATGGTCGGTGCCTACGCGCTGTCGGCCGGTTACTACGACGCCTACTACCTGAAGGCGCAGAAGATTCGTCGCCTGATCAAGAACGATTTCATGGCCGCCTTCAACGAGGTCGACATCATCCTCGGCCCGACCACGCCGAACCCGGCCTGGAAGCTCGGCGCCAAGAACAGCGACCCGGTCGCTGCGTACCTGGAAGACGTCTACACCATCACCGCCAACCTCGCCGGCCTGCCGGGCTTGTCCATGCCTGCAGGTTTCGTCGACGGGCTGCCGGTCGGCGTGCAATTGCTCGCCCCGTATTTCCAGGAAGGTCGCCTGTTGAACGTTGCCCATCAGTATCAGTTGAACACTGACTGGCACACCCGCACCCCAACCGGCTTCTGA
- a CDS encoding aldehyde dehydrogenase family protein — protein MADTKRFDNYINGQWVTGADYSANINPSELTDTIGEYAKADLAQVHAAIDAARAAFPAWSTSGIQARHDSLDKVGTEILARREELGTLLAREEGKTLPEAIGEVTRAGNIFKFFAGECLRLSGDYLPSVRPGVNVEVTREALGVVGLITPWNFPIAIPAWKIAPALAYGNCVVLKPADLVPGCAWALAEIISRAGFPAGVFNLVMGSGRVVGDALVQSPKVDGISFTGSVGVGRQIAVNCVSRQAKVQLEMGGKNPQIILDDADLKQAVELSVQSAFYSTGQRCTASSRFIVTAGIHDKFVDAMAERMKSIKVGHALKTGTDIGPVVSQAQLEQDLKYIDIGQSEGARLVSGGGLVTCDTVGYYLAPTLFADSEAAMRISREEIFGPVANIVRVADYDAALEMANDTEFGLSAGIATTSLKYANHFKRHSQAGMVMVNLPTAGVDYHVPFGGRKGSSYGSREQGRYAQEFYTVVKTSYIGS, from the coding sequence GTGGCTGATACAAAGCGTTTCGATAACTACATCAACGGCCAATGGGTCACCGGTGCCGACTACAGCGCCAACATCAACCCATCGGAGTTGACCGATACCATCGGTGAATACGCCAAGGCCGATCTGGCTCAGGTCCACGCTGCCATCGACGCCGCTCGCGCCGCGTTCCCGGCCTGGTCCACTTCGGGCATTCAGGCTCGCCACGATTCACTGGATAAAGTCGGCACTGAAATCCTCGCCCGCCGCGAAGAGCTTGGCACTCTGCTGGCTCGGGAAGAGGGCAAGACCCTGCCCGAAGCCATCGGCGAAGTGACCCGCGCCGGCAACATCTTCAAGTTCTTCGCCGGTGAGTGCCTGCGCCTGTCCGGCGACTACCTGCCATCGGTACGTCCGGGCGTCAATGTGGAAGTCACTCGCGAAGCGCTGGGCGTGGTCGGTCTGATCACCCCGTGGAACTTCCCGATCGCGATCCCGGCGTGGAAAATCGCTCCGGCCCTGGCCTACGGCAACTGCGTGGTGCTGAAACCGGCGGACCTGGTACCGGGTTGCGCCTGGGCGCTGGCGGAAATCATCTCCCGCGCCGGCTTCCCGGCCGGCGTGTTCAACCTGGTGATGGGCAGCGGTCGAGTGGTGGGCGATGCGCTGGTGCAGAGCCCTAAAGTCGACGGCATCAGCTTCACCGGCTCGGTGGGTGTCGGTCGTCAGATCGCCGTCAACTGCGTGTCGCGCCAGGCCAAGGTGCAGTTGGAAATGGGCGGCAAGAACCCGCAGATCATTCTCGACGACGCCGACCTCAAGCAAGCGGTCGAACTGTCGGTGCAGAGTGCGTTCTACTCCACCGGCCAGCGTTGCACCGCTTCGAGCCGTTTCATCGTCACTGCCGGGATTCACGACAAGTTCGTCGACGCCATGGCCGAGCGCATGAAGTCGATCAAGGTCGGCCACGCGCTGAAAACCGGCACCGATATCGGTCCGGTCGTCTCGCAAGCCCAGCTTGAACAGGACTTGAAGTACATCGACATCGGTCAGTCCGAAGGTGCGCGTCTGGTCAGCGGCGGTGGTCTGGTGACCTGCGACACCGTAGGCTACTACCTTGCGCCAACGCTGTTTGCCGACAGCGAAGCCGCCATGCGCATCAGCCGCGAAGAGATCTTCGGCCCGGTGGCCAACATCGTGCGCGTGGCCGATTACGACGCTGCGCTGGAAATGGCCAACGACACCGAGTTCGGTCTGTCGGCGGGCATCGCCACCACGTCGCTGAAGTACGCCAACCACTTCAAGCGCCACTCCCAGGCCGGGATGGTGATGGTCAACCTGCCGACGGCGGGCGTGGACTACCACGTTCCATTCGGCGGGCGTAAAGGTTCATCCTATGGATCTCGCGAGCAAGGTCGCTATGCGCAAGAGTTCTACACGGTCGTGAAGACCAGCTACATCGGTTCCTGA
- a CDS encoding carboxymuconolactone decarboxylase family protein — MTDNKKPGVEVRRQVMGDAFVDRALGNATEFTQPLQDFVNEHAWGGVWNREGLPLKTRSLITLAALTALKCPQELKGHVRGALNNGCTVEEIREALLHCAVYAGVPAAIDAFRAAQEVIDSYKKPE, encoded by the coding sequence GTGACCGATAATAAAAAGCCTGGCGTTGAAGTCCGCCGCCAAGTGATGGGCGACGCTTTCGTCGATCGCGCGCTGGGCAATGCCACCGAGTTCACCCAGCCCCTGCAGGACTTCGTCAACGAGCATGCCTGGGGCGGCGTCTGGAACCGCGAAGGCCTGCCACTGAAAACCCGCAGCCTGATCACCCTCGCCGCGCTGACGGCGTTGAAGTGTCCGCAGGAACTGAAAGGCCATGTGCGCGGTGCGCTGAACAACGGTTGCACCGTGGAGGAAATTCGCGAGGCGCTGCTGCATTGCGCGGTGTATGCCGGAGTGCCGGCGGCCATCGACGCGTTTCGGGCGGCGCAGGAAGTGATCGATAGCTACAAGAAGCCGGAGTAA
- a CDS encoding AEC family transporter, with amino-acid sequence MLAIFLETLNITAPVFAMLFLGVLLKRIDWINDNFIHTASALVFNVTMPALLFLGILHADLHAALQPALLIYFSIATLVCFAIAWGWAIWKCPREDRGIYTQGAFRGNNGVIGLALAASMYGDYGISLGAILAALVILLYNTLSTIVLAVYSPVIKSDPWSIFKSVMINPLIISVFTAAPFAYFKIGLPGWLETSGQYLAQTTLPLALICIGGTLSLAALRKSGSMALSSSLVKMISLPILATLGAWLWGFRGAELGILFLYFGSPTAAASFVMARQANGNHELAAAIIVITTLMAAVTTNVGIFLLQWGGWI; translated from the coding sequence ATGCTGGCTATCTTCCTCGAAACCCTGAACATCACCGCGCCGGTGTTTGCCATGCTGTTTCTGGGGGTGCTGCTCAAGCGCATCGACTGGATCAACGACAACTTCATTCACACCGCGTCAGCCCTGGTGTTCAACGTCACCATGCCGGCATTGCTGTTCCTGGGCATCCTGCATGCCGACCTGCACGCCGCGTTGCAACCGGCACTGCTGATCTACTTCTCTATCGCCACCCTGGTCTGTTTTGCCATTGCCTGGGGCTGGGCGATCTGGAAGTGCCCACGGGAAGACCGGGGCATCTACACCCAGGGTGCGTTTCGCGGCAACAATGGAGTGATCGGCCTGGCGCTGGCAGCGAGCATGTACGGTGACTATGGGATTTCCCTGGGGGCGATTCTCGCGGCACTGGTGATCCTGCTCTACAACACGCTTTCGACCATCGTGCTGGCGGTGTACAGCCCGGTGATCAAGTCCGACCCGTGGAGCATCTTTAAAAGCGTGATGATCAACCCGCTGATCATCAGCGTGTTTACGGCGGCGCCGTTTGCCTACTTCAAGATCGGTTTGCCGGGTTGGCTGGAGACCTCGGGGCAGTACCTGGCGCAAACCACCTTGCCCTTGGCGTTGATCTGCATCGGCGGCACCCTGTCGCTGGCGGCACTGCGCAAAAGCGGCTCGATGGCGCTGAGTTCAAGCCTGGTGAAGATGATCAGCCTGCCGATCCTGGCGACGCTGGGGGCCTGGCTCTGGGGGTTTCGCGGGGCGGAACTGGGCATTCTGTTCCTGTACTTCGGCAGTCCGACCGCCGCGGCCAGCTTTGTCATGGCCCGCCAGGCCAATGGCAATCACGAACTGGCGGCGGCGATCATCGTGATCACCACCTTGATGGCGGCGGTCACCACCAACGTCGGGATTTTTTTGTTGCAGTGGGGCGGGTGGATCTAG
- the garD gene encoding galactarate dehydratase, producing MQLIEHSDSPRYIRLHERDNVVIVVNDQGVPAGTEFADGLVTLDFVPQSHKVTLEDIPEGGQVIRYGQTIGYALHPIPRGSWVKEDQLRMPTAPPLDSLPLSTEVPAAQAPLEGFTFEGYRNADGTVGTRNILGITTTVQCVTGVLDHAVKRIKDELLPKYPNVDDVVALTHSYGCGVAITATDAYIPIRTVRNLARNPNLGGEALVISLGCEKLQAGQVMHENDSSVDLSEPWLYRLQDSSHGFSEMIEQIMALAETRLKKLDQRRRETVPASELILGMQCGGSDAFSGITANPALGYASDLLLRAGATVMFSEVTEVRDAIYLLTSRAETEEVAQELVREMDWYDRYLAKGEADRSANTTPGNKKGGLSNIVEKSLGSIVKSGSSAINGVLGPGERFKRKGLIFCATPASDFVCGTLQLAAGMNLHVFTTGRGTPYGLAMAPVVKVSTRTELAQRWPDLIDIDAGRIATGRASIEDLGWELFHYYLDVASGKKQTWAERHKLHNDITLFNPAPIT from the coding sequence ATGCAGTTGATTGAACATTCCGACTCGCCGCGCTACATCCGCCTGCACGAGCGGGACAACGTGGTCATTGTGGTCAACGATCAGGGGGTGCCGGCCGGCACCGAGTTTGCGGACGGCCTGGTCACCCTGGACTTCGTGCCGCAGAGCCACAAGGTCACCCTGGAGGATATTCCCGAGGGCGGCCAGGTGATTCGCTACGGCCAGACCATTGGCTACGCGTTACACCCGATTCCACGCGGCAGCTGGGTCAAGGAAGATCAACTGCGCATGCCGACCGCGCCACCGCTGGACAGCTTGCCGCTGTCCACCGAGGTGCCGGCGGCACAGGCGCCGCTGGAAGGCTTTACGTTCGAGGGGTACCGCAACGCCGACGGCACCGTCGGCACGCGCAACATTCTTGGGATTACCACGACCGTGCAGTGCGTCACGGGTGTGCTGGACCATGCGGTCAAGCGCATCAAGGACGAGTTGCTGCCCAAGTACCCGAACGTCGATGACGTGGTGGCGCTGACCCACAGCTACGGCTGCGGTGTGGCGATTACCGCGACTGACGCGTACATCCCGATCCGCACCGTGCGCAACCTGGCGCGCAACCCGAACCTGGGTGGCGAAGCCTTGGTCATTAGCCTGGGGTGCGAGAAGTTGCAGGCCGGGCAGGTGATGCACGAGAACGACAGCTCGGTGGATTTGAGCGAACCCTGGCTGTACCGCTTGCAGGATTCCAGTCATGGCTTCAGCGAGATGATCGAGCAGATCATGGCGCTGGCCGAGACCCGTTTGAAGAAGCTCGATCAGCGTCGCCGGGAAACCGTGCCGGCGTCAGAATTGATCCTCGGCATGCAGTGCGGTGGCAGCGATGCGTTCTCCGGCATCACCGCCAACCCGGCGCTGGGCTACGCCTCGGACTTGTTGCTGCGGGCTGGCGCGACGGTGATGTTCTCCGAAGTCACTGAAGTGCGCGACGCCATTTACCTGCTGACGTCCCGCGCCGAAACCGAAGAAGTCGCCCAGGAACTGGTGCGGGAAATGGACTGGTACGACCGTTACCTGGCCAAGGGCGAGGCGGATCGCAGCGCCAACACCACGCCGGGCAACAAGAAGGGCGGGTTGTCGAACATCGTCGAGAAGTCACTGGGCTCGATCGTCAAGTCCGGCAGCAGTGCAATCAATGGGGTGCTTGGCCCTGGCGAGCGCTTCAAGCGCAAAGGGCTGATTTTCTGCGCGACGCCGGCCAGTGATTTTGTCTGCGGAACCTTGCAACTGGCGGCGGGGATGAACTTGCATGTGTTCACTACCGGTCGCGGCACGCCTTATGGTTTGGCGATGGCACCGGTGGTGAAGGTCTCGACCCGGACCGAACTGGCGCAGCGCTGGCCGGACCTGATCGACATCGATGCCGGACGGATCGCGACCGGGCGGGCTTCGATCGAGGACCTTGGGTGGGAGTTGTTCCACTACTACCTGGATGTGGCCAGCGGCAAGAAGCAAACGTGGGCGGAGCGGCACAAGCTGCATAACGACATTACCTTGTTCAACCCGGCGCCGATCACGTAA
- the gatB gene encoding Asp-tRNA(Asn)/Glu-tRNA(Gln) amidotransferase subunit GatB, with protein MQWEVVIGLEIHTQLTTRSKIFSGSSTTFGSEPNTQASLVDLGMPGVLPVLNQEAVRMAVMFGLAIDAEIGQHNVFARKNYFYPDLPKGYQISQMELPIVGKGHLDIALEDGTVKRVGITRAHLEEDAGKSLHEEFTGATGIDLNRAGTPLLEIVSEPDMRSAKEAVAYVKAVHALVRYLGICDGNMAEGSLRCDCNVSIRPKGQVEFGTRCEIKNVNSFRFIEKAINTEVQRQIELIEDGGRVIQQTRLYDPNKDETRPMRSKEEANDYRYFPDPDLLPVVIENSFLDEVRATLPELPPQKRERFQAQFGLSVYDASVLATSREQADYFEKVVVISGDAKLAANWVMVELGSLLNKQGLDIDQSPVSAEQLGGMLLRIKDNTISGKIAKVVFEAMANGEGSADEIIDKRGLKQVTDSGAISAVLDEMLAANAEQVEQYRAADEAKRGKMFGFFVGQAMKASKGKANPQQVNELLKSKLEG; from the coding sequence ATGCAATGGGAAGTCGTGATCGGGCTGGAGATTCATACCCAGCTCACCACCCGGTCGAAAATTTTTTCCGGTAGTTCCACCACCTTCGGCTCCGAGCCGAACACCCAGGCCAGCCTGGTCGACCTGGGCATGCCCGGCGTACTGCCGGTGCTGAACCAGGAAGCGGTGCGCATGGCGGTGATGTTCGGCCTGGCGATCGACGCCGAGATCGGCCAGCACAACGTGTTCGCCCGCAAGAACTACTTCTACCCGGACCTGCCCAAGGGCTACCAGATCAGCCAGATGGAGTTGCCGATCGTTGGCAAGGGCCACCTGGACATCGCCCTTGAAGACGGCACGGTCAAGCGCGTCGGCATCACTCGCGCGCACCTTGAAGAAGACGCCGGCAAGAGCCTGCACGAAGAGTTCACCGGCGCCACCGGCATCGACCTGAACCGCGCCGGCACGCCGCTGCTGGAAATCGTCTCCGAACCGGACATGCGCAGCGCCAAGGAAGCCGTGGCTTACGTCAAGGCTGTCCACGCGCTGGTGCGTTACCTGGGCATTTGCGACGGCAACATGGCCGAAGGTTCGCTGCGCTGCGACTGCAACGTGTCGATCCGCCCGAAAGGCCAGGTTGAGTTCGGCACGCGCTGCGAGATCAAGAACGTCAACTCGTTCCGCTTCATCGAGAAGGCGATCAACACCGAAGTGCAACGCCAGATCGAACTGATCGAAGACGGCGGCAGGGTGATCCAGCAGACCCGCCTGTACGATCCGAACAAGGACGAAACCCGGCCGATGCGCAGCAAAGAGGAAGCCAACGACTACCGTTACTTCCCCGATCCGGATCTGCTGCCGGTGGTCATCGAGAACTCGTTCCTCGACGAGGTGCGCGCCACCCTGCCGGAATTGCCACCGCAGAAACGCGAGCGTTTCCAGGCGCAGTTCGGCCTGTCGGTCTACGACGCCAGCGTCCTGGCCACCAGCCGCGAGCAAGCCGATTACTTCGAAAAAGTCGTGGTCATCAGCGGCGACGCCAAGCTGGCGGCCAACTGGGTGATGGTCGAGTTGGGCAGCCTGTTGAACAAACAGGGCCTGGACATCGACCAGTCGCCGGTCTCGGCCGAGCAACTGGGCGGCATGCTGCTGCGCATCAAGGACAACACCATCTCCGGCAAGATCGCCAAGGTGGTGTTCGAAGCCATGGCCAACGGCGAAGGCAGCGCGGACGAGATCATCGACAAGCGCGGCCTCAAGCAAGTGACCGACAGCGGCGCCATCTCGGCAGTGCTGGACGAGATGCTCGCGGCCAATGCCGAACAGGTCGAGCAATACCGCGCGGCAGACGAAGCCAAACGCGGCAAGATGTTCGGCTTCTTCGTCGGCCAGGCCATGAAAGCGTCCAAAGGCAAGGCCAACCCGCAACAGGTCAATGAGCTGCTGAAAAGCAAGCTCGAAGGCTGA
- a CDS encoding septal ring lytic transglycosylase RlpA family protein: MKRLLSACALLSLLAGCSSNDIIDPHGYDKTGTASYYGARHQGKRTASGERFNKNALTAAHRQLPFGTRVKVTNLNNDKSCVVRINDRGPHTRGRLIDVSHEAAERLGMLRSGTARVRVQALD; encoded by the coding sequence ATGAAACGTCTACTCAGTGCCTGCGCCCTGCTCTCCCTGCTGGCCGGTTGTTCCAGCAACGACATCATCGATCCACACGGCTACGACAAGACCGGCACCGCCTCCTATTACGGCGCCAGACACCAAGGCAAACGCACCGCCAGTGGCGAGCGCTTCAACAAAAATGCCCTGACCGCCGCTCACCGTCAGCTACCCTTTGGCACACGGGTGAAAGTCACCAACCTGAACAACGATAAATCCTGTGTAGTGCGCATCAACGATCGCGGGCCACATACCCGTGGGCGTCTGATCGATGTTTCACACGAGGCTGCCGAACGCCTGGGCATGCTCAGAAGCGGTACCGCACGGGTTCGTGTGCAAGCCCTCGACTGA